The following are encoded together in the Bombus pyrosoma isolate SC7728 linkage group LG17, ASM1482585v1, whole genome shotgun sequence genome:
- the LOC122576932 gene encoding uncharacterized protein LOC122576932 isoform X1, with amino-acid sequence MLLEPFMLMLVGTFKTPPVRVRTSECISVPQSRWASHCSADLRPCSTCYFVYKVFFQIVRVSLILKVRIMDAEISSMSDVPVRAVQRKRKRKRRKKYVNSSRKRGRRGGXEAPRTNVENAEGVAFHSGWHRDPLIGVMSRQLPNR; translated from the exons ATGCTTCTAGAACCTTTCATGCTGATGCTAGTGGGAACGTTCAAGACTCCTCCGGTACGCGTGCGTACGTCGGAGTGCATCAGCGTGCCACAGAGTAGGTGGGCATCTCATTGTTCTGCCGACCTTCGCCCGTGTAGCACGTGTTACTTCGTGTATAAGGTGTTTTTTCAAATTGTGAGA GTTTCATTGATTTTAAAGGTTCGAATTATGGACGCGGAGATATCCTCCATGTCAGATGTTCCCGTGCGAGCTGTACAA cgcaagaggaagaggaagcgACGTAAAAAATACGTGAATAGTTCAAGAAAACGTGGTCGACGCGGAGGTNGTGAAGCGCCGCGAACGAATGTTGAAAATGCTGAAGGAGTTGCTTTCCACTCAGGTTGGCACCGCGACCCCCTCATCGGCGTCATGTCCCGACAACTCCCCAATCGTTGA
- the LOC122576932 gene encoding uncharacterized protein LOC122576932 isoform X2 yields the protein MLLEPFMLMLVGTFKTPPVRVRTSECISVPQSRWASHCSADLRPCSTCYFVYKVFFQIVRVRIMDAEISSMSDVPVRAVQRKRKRKRRKKYVNSSRKRGRRGGXEAPRTNVENAEGVAFHSGWHRDPLIGVMSRQLPNR from the exons ATGCTTCTAGAACCTTTCATGCTGATGCTAGTGGGAACGTTCAAGACTCCTCCGGTACGCGTGCGTACGTCGGAGTGCATCAGCGTGCCACAGAGTAGGTGGGCATCTCATTGTTCTGCCGACCTTCGCCCGTGTAGCACGTGTTACTTCGTGTATAAGGTGTTTTTTCAAATTGTGAGA GTTCGAATTATGGACGCGGAGATATCCTCCATGTCAGATGTTCCCGTGCGAGCTGTACAA cgcaagaggaagaggaagcgACGTAAAAAATACGTGAATAGTTCAAGAAAACGTGGTCGACGCGGAGGTNGTGAAGCGCCGCGAACGAATGTTGAAAATGCTGAAGGAGTTGCTTTCCACTCAGGTTGGCACCGCGACCCCCTCATCGGCGTCATGTCCCGACAACTCCCCAATCGTTGA